The Spirosoma foliorum genome has a window encoding:
- the guaB gene encoding IMP dehydrogenase produces MSLDTSKFLYEALTYDDVLLLPAYSEVLPRDTQTVTQLTRNIRLNIPLISAAMDTVTESALAIAMAQEGGIGIIHKNMSVEAQAEQVRKVKRSESGMIIDPITLLETASLGDAHKIMREFKIGGIPVVDESGKLVGILTNRDLRFQHDMSKPVTDVMTQNNLITAREGLTLEEAESILQQHRIEKLPIVNNDYHLVGLITYKDILKKKSHPNACKDELGRLRVGAAVGVTHDLTKRIEALVKAGVDVISVDTAHGHSKGVLDAVRGIKEQFPKLQVIAGNVATGEGAKALADAGADAVKVGVGPGSICTTRIIAGIGMPQLTAVYEASKALQGTGVPVIADGGIRFSGDITKALAGGASTVMIGSLLAGTEEAPGEVVLYEGRRFKTYRGMGSVEAMEDGSKDRYFQDAEDDIKKLVPEGIVGRVPFKGKVSEIIYQMVGGLKAGMGYCGAIDIPTLQQAKFVKITTAGARESHPHDISIQKEAPNYSVR; encoded by the coding sequence ATGAGCTTAGATACCAGTAAGTTCCTTTACGAGGCTCTCACCTACGACGACGTACTGCTGCTGCCCGCCTATTCAGAGGTTCTTCCACGCGATACGCAAACCGTTACCCAGCTTACCCGTAACATTCGTTTAAACATTCCGCTTATTTCGGCGGCAATGGATACCGTTACCGAATCGGCCTTGGCTATTGCCATGGCACAGGAAGGCGGAATTGGCATTATCCACAAAAATATGAGCGTTGAAGCCCAGGCCGAACAGGTCCGCAAGGTGAAACGTTCAGAGAGTGGAATGATCATTGACCCTATCACCCTACTCGAAACTGCTTCATTGGGTGATGCGCACAAAATTATGCGCGAGTTTAAGATTGGCGGTATTCCAGTTGTTGATGAATCGGGCAAACTCGTTGGCATTTTGACGAATCGTGACCTGCGTTTCCAGCACGACATGTCGAAACCGGTCACCGACGTCATGACGCAGAATAACCTCATTACGGCACGAGAAGGCCTAACGCTTGAAGAAGCCGAAAGTATTCTCCAGCAACATCGGATTGAAAAGCTACCCATTGTCAACAACGACTACCACCTGGTTGGCCTGATTACCTACAAAGATATCCTGAAGAAGAAGAGCCACCCGAACGCTTGCAAAGACGAGCTGGGCCGGTTACGCGTAGGCGCTGCTGTTGGCGTTACCCATGATCTTACCAAACGCATTGAAGCCCTGGTTAAAGCGGGCGTCGATGTGATCAGTGTCGATACGGCGCACGGCCACTCGAAAGGCGTTCTGGATGCTGTTCGCGGCATCAAAGAACAGTTTCCTAAACTACAGGTGATTGCCGGTAATGTGGCAACAGGCGAGGGCGCCAAAGCCCTGGCTGATGCCGGTGCCGATGCCGTGAAAGTTGGGGTTGGACCGGGCAGTATCTGTACCACACGCATTATTGCGGGTATTGGTATGCCACAATTAACGGCCGTTTACGAAGCATCGAAAGCATTGCAGGGAACTGGTGTTCCCGTTATTGCCGACGGTGGCATTCGGTTCTCGGGCGACATTACGAAGGCACTTGCCGGTGGAGCCAGCACCGTGATGATTGGTTCTCTCCTGGCTGGTACCGAAGAAGCGCCCGGCGAAGTGGTTCTTTATGAAGGTCGTCGGTTCAAAACTTACCGGGGTATGGGCTCCGTAGAAGCCATGGAAGATGGTTCGAAAGACCGTTATTTCCAGGATGCCGAAGATGATATCAAGAAACTTGTTCCCGAAGGCATTGTGGGTCGGGTGCCCTTCAAAGGTAAAGTTTCCGAGATTATTTATCAGATGGTTGGTGGTTTGAAAGCTGGTATGGGCTACTGCGGTGCCATCGATATTCCGACTTTGCAACAAGCCAAATTTGTAAAAATTACCACGGCTGGTGCACGCGAAAGCCATCCGCACGATATTTCAATTCAGAAAGAAGCACCGAACTACTCCGTTCGATAA
- a CDS encoding DUF2141 domain-containing protein, with amino-acid sequence MFFLLSILTLLSPGYSPVISSSKATLTIDIHNIRSQKGSVYIAIYKPNSGFPDGKPIDGKKTEIKGTSAQTTFSIEPGEYAVAVFHDENDNGVLDKRMFGIPKEPYGFSNNFRPRMSAPKFKDCQFTVGNHDKTISIKLDSF; translated from the coding sequence ATGTTCTTTTTGCTTTCAATTCTTACGCTCTTGTCTCCGGGTTATAGTCCTGTAATTTCATCATCGAAAGCGACCTTAACCATTGATATTCATAATATCCGCTCTCAGAAAGGGTCTGTTTATATTGCGATCTATAAACCGAACAGTGGATTTCCGGACGGTAAGCCAATTGATGGAAAAAAAACTGAAATAAAAGGAACGAGCGCACAAACAACCTTTTCCATTGAACCGGGCGAGTATGCCGTAGCGGTTTTTCATGATGAAAACGACAATGGAGTACTGGATAAGCGGATGTTTGGTATTCCTAAAGAACCCTACGGATTTAGCAATAATTTTCGTCCCCGAATGTCAGCCCCAAAGTTCAAAGATTGTCAGTTCACGGTTGGCAACCACGACAAGACTATCAGTATAAAGCTGGATTCTTTCTGA